In Candidatus Eremiobacterota bacterium, a single window of DNA contains:
- a CDS encoding class I SAM-dependent methyltransferase, whose product MSAVAMSVACNVCGAPVGAPLYRNDGTGSITSLAKPFAGPTVVYQCPACAHLQTPPLEDIGSYYDTHYNVRAESEDADDLYALRDGRPVYRTEHQAAEALAKLALARGARVLDYGCGKARTLRHMVAARPDLRPAVFDVSDAYRRFWDEFVPRAEQAAYAAPPSWEARFDVVLTFYALEHVADPRAFLAGIHRLLKPGGRIHLVIPNVRRNAGDLIVVDHVNHFMPTSLRLIFALEGFDDVTIDEESNTAAYVVNARRALSGPDPASVNDAPALAAALGEARATAGFWSGARTRIAAFEQRVRGRRAAIYGSGFYGVFIASALADRASLAYFLDRNPHQQQKRIFDRAVLAPDAVGDDVEVVYAGLNPAGAREIIAGVPALRTRERELFFL is encoded by the coding sequence GTGAGCGCGGTCGCCATGTCGGTCGCGTGCAACGTCTGCGGGGCGCCGGTTGGTGCGCCGCTGTACCGCAACGACGGCACCGGCTCGATCACCTCGCTCGCGAAGCCGTTCGCCGGACCGACGGTCGTCTACCAGTGCCCGGCTTGCGCGCACCTGCAGACGCCGCCGCTGGAAGACATCGGCAGCTACTACGACACCCACTACAACGTGCGCGCCGAGAGCGAGGACGCCGACGACCTCTACGCGCTGCGCGACGGAAGGCCCGTGTACCGCACGGAGCACCAAGCCGCCGAAGCGCTCGCGAAGCTGGCGCTCGCGCGCGGTGCGCGCGTCCTCGACTACGGCTGCGGCAAGGCGCGCACGCTGCGCCACATGGTCGCCGCGCGGCCCGACCTGCGGCCCGCGGTGTTCGACGTCAGCGACGCCTACCGCCGCTTCTGGGACGAGTTCGTTCCGCGCGCCGAACAGGCCGCGTACGCGGCGCCGCCGAGCTGGGAGGCCCGTTTCGACGTCGTGCTGACGTTCTACGCGCTCGAGCACGTCGCCGACCCGCGCGCGTTTCTCGCCGGCATTCACCGCCTGCTCAAGCCCGGCGGCCGGATCCATCTCGTCATCCCGAACGTGCGGCGCAACGCGGGCGACCTGATCGTGGTCGATCACGTCAACCACTTCATGCCGACCTCGCTGCGGCTGATCTTCGCGCTCGAAGGCTTCGACGACGTGACGATCGACGAGGAGTCGAACACCGCCGCATACGTGGTGAACGCGCGCCGCGCGCTGAGCGGGCCCGATCCTGCGAGCGTGAACGACGCGCCGGCCCTCGCCGCCGCGCTCGGCGAGGCGCGCGCAACGGCCGGCTTCTGGTCCGGCGCGCGCACGCGGATCGCCGCGTTCGAGCAGCGCGTGCGCGGCCGCCGCGCCGCGATCTACGGCAGCGGTTTCTACGGCGTGTTCATCGCCAGCGCGCTCGCCGACCGTGCGAGCCTTGCCTACTTTCTCGACCGCAACCCGCATCAGCAGCAGAAGCGCATCTTCGATCGCGCCGTGCTTGCGCCCGACGCGGTCGGCGACGACGTCGAAGTCGTGTACGCCGGACTGAATCCCGCCGGCGCGCGCGAGATCATCGCGGGCGTGCCGGCGCTGCGCACGCGCGAACGCGAGCTGTTCTTTCTCTGA
- the rpsB gene encoding 30S ribosomal protein S2, which produces MASGVSMRALLEAGVHFGHQTRRWNPKMKPYIFQERNGIYIIDLSKTLSMLNGVYDAVKQLSREGRVILFVGTKKQAQDVVKEEAERAGTFFVNQRWLGGTLTNFATIQKRIARLRELEGMRQQGTFDLLPKKEVARLTDELEKLEKFLGGIKDMHRLPDAIFIVDPKKERIAVAEAKKLRIPIIAVIDTNCDPDEIDYAIPGNDDAIRSVRLMVSTIANAIVEGKTETESAYDAAEYDQQYAEIGAEPETAGV; this is translated from the coding sequence ATGGCATCCGGCGTTTCCATGCGCGCTCTTCTGGAGGCGGGAGTCCATTTCGGACACCAGACCCGCCGCTGGAATCCGAAGATGAAGCCGTACATCTTCCAGGAGCGGAACGGCATCTACATCATCGACCTGTCGAAGACGCTGTCGATGCTGAACGGCGTGTACGACGCGGTCAAGCAGCTCTCGCGCGAAGGCCGCGTGATCCTGTTCGTCGGCACCAAGAAGCAGGCTCAGGACGTCGTCAAGGAAGAGGCCGAGCGCGCCGGGACGTTCTTCGTCAACCAGCGCTGGCTCGGCGGCACGCTGACCAACTTCGCGACGATCCAGAAGCGCATCGCGCGGCTGCGCGAGCTCGAAGGGATGCGCCAGCAAGGCACCTTCGATCTGCTTCCGAAAAAAGAGGTCGCGCGGCTGACCGACGAGCTCGAGAAGCTCGAGAAGTTCCTGGGCGGCATCAAGGACATGCACCGCCTGCCGGACGCGATCTTCATCGTCGACCCGAAGAAGGAACGCATCGCGGTCGCCGAGGCGAAGAAGCTGCGCATCCCGATCATCGCGGTGATCGACACCAACTGCGATCCCGACGAGATCGACTACGCGATCCCCGGCAACGACGATGCGATCCGCAGCGTTCGGCTGATGGTCTCGACCATCGCCAACGCGATCGTCGAAGGGAAGACCGAGACCGAGTCGGCCTACGACGCGGCCGAGTACGACCAGCAGTACGCCGAGATCGGCGCCGAGCCCGAGACGGCCGGCGTCTAA
- the tsf gene encoding elongation factor Ts (EF-Ts; functions during elongation stage of protein translation; forms a dimer; associates with EF-Tu-GDP complex and promotes exchange of GDP to GTP resulting in regeneration of the active form of EF-Tu), with amino-acid sequence MSDVRNALIWATGDMERAKARLAELGQSKAEKKSAERTANEGLVGSYIHAGGKIGVLVEVNCETDFVARNDRFKELVRDVAMHVAAMSPQYLDRAAVPESVLAEVKAELEKTVPPGKPPEVVEKILSGKLNKWYEEHTLLEQPFVKDDSQTVGELVKGVSGILGEKVQVRRYVKFALGEE; translated from the coding sequence ATGTCCGACGTGCGCAACGCGCTCATTTGGGCCACCGGCGACATGGAGCGCGCCAAGGCGCGGCTCGCCGAGCTCGGCCAATCGAAGGCGGAGAAGAAGTCGGCCGAGCGCACCGCCAACGAGGGTCTCGTCGGCTCGTACATCCACGCCGGCGGGAAGATCGGCGTGCTGGTCGAGGTGAACTGCGAGACCGACTTCGTCGCGCGCAACGACCGCTTCAAAGAGCTCGTGCGCGACGTCGCGATGCACGTCGCCGCGATGTCGCCGCAGTACCTCGACCGCGCGGCGGTCCCGGAGAGCGTGCTCGCCGAGGTGAAGGCCGAGCTCGAGAAGACCGTGCCGCCCGGCAAGCCGCCCGAGGTGGTCGAGAAGATCCTCTCCGGGAAGCTGAACAAGTGGTACGAGGAGCACACGCTGCTGGAGCAGCCGTTCGTGAAGGACGACTCGCAGACGGTCGGCGAGCTCGTCAAAGGCGTCTCGGGGATCCTCGGCGAGAAAGTCCAAGTCCGCCGCTACGTGAAGTTCGCCTTAGGCGAAGAATAG
- a CDS encoding UMP kinase — MIKPAYDRILLKVSGEAFAGRGGNVDVDTTTAMAREIAQVHADGVTVAVVVGGGNIWRGKAHEAAGMDRATADYMGMLATVINALALQDSLERIGVASRVQTAIAMNAIAEPYIRRRALRHLEKGRVVIFAAGTGNPYFTTDTTAALRAVEMGAQAILKATKVDGVYSADPFKDPSATRFTQLDYLRVLELGLEVMDSTALTLCMDNALPIIVFDMNVPANIRRVVHGEPIGTTVGRSAAAIRGEEVGHAG; from the coding sequence GTGATCAAACCGGCGTACGACCGCATCCTGCTCAAAGTCTCGGGTGAGGCGTTCGCCGGGCGCGGCGGGAACGTCGACGTCGATACGACGACGGCGATGGCGCGCGAGATCGCGCAGGTGCACGCCGACGGCGTCACCGTCGCGGTGGTCGTCGGCGGCGGAAACATCTGGCGCGGCAAAGCGCACGAAGCGGCCGGGATGGACCGCGCGACCGCCGACTACATGGGAATGCTCGCGACCGTGATCAACGCGCTCGCGCTGCAGGACTCGCTGGAGCGGATCGGCGTCGCCTCGCGCGTGCAGACCGCGATCGCGATGAACGCGATCGCCGAGCCGTACATCCGCCGCCGGGCGCTGCGCCACTTGGAGAAGGGGCGCGTCGTGATCTTCGCGGCCGGGACGGGGAACCCGTACTTCACCACCGACACGACCGCCGCGCTGCGCGCGGTCGAGATGGGCGCCCAGGCGATCCTCAAGGCCACCAAGGTCGACGGCGTCTACAGCGCCGACCCGTTCAAAGACCCGTCGGCGACCCGCTTCACCCAGCTCGACTACCTGCGCGTGCTGGAGCTGGGGCTGGAGGTGATGGACTCCACCGCGCTCACGCTGTGCATGGACAACGCGCTGCCGATCATCGTCTTCGACATGAACGTGCCGGCGAACATCCGGCGGGTCGTCCACGGCGAGCCGATCGGGACGACGGTCGGGCGGAGTGCGGCGGCGATCCGCGGCGAAGAGGTCGGCCATGCTGGATGA
- the frr gene encoding ribosome recycling factor has product MLDDVYRETEQKMKKAIEATTSDFATIRTGRASPSLLDRLHVEAYGSTVPLKQVASVNSPDGRSLLVTAFDKSVVPAIRKAIETSDLGLNPNVDGATIRLSIPPLTEERRKELVKLVKKKSEEHKVSVRNVRHHANDQVKALAKAGTITDDQIKRGTDQVQKLTDKYVKQIDDLVHGKEQEIMEV; this is encoded by the coding sequence ATGCTGGATGACGTCTACCGCGAGACCGAGCAGAAGATGAAGAAGGCGATCGAGGCGACGACGAGCGACTTCGCCACGATCCGCACCGGCCGGGCCTCGCCCTCGCTCCTCGACCGGCTCCACGTCGAAGCGTACGGCTCGACGGTCCCGCTCAAGCAGGTCGCGAGCGTGAACTCGCCCGACGGCCGCTCGCTCCTGGTCACCGCCTTCGACAAGAGCGTGGTTCCCGCGATCCGCAAGGCGATCGAGACCAGCGACCTCGGGCTGAACCCGAACGTCGACGGCGCGACGATTCGCCTCTCGATCCCGCCGCTGACCGAAGAGCGCCGTAAAGAGCTCGTCAAGCTGGTCAAGAAGAAGTCGGAAGAGCACAAGGTCTCGGTGCGCAACGTGCGCCACCACGCCAACGACCAGGTGAAAGCGCTCGCGAAAGCAGGCACGATCACCGACGATCAGATCAAGCGCGGCACCGATCAGGTCCAGAAGCTGACCGACAAGTACGTCAAGCAGATCGACGATCTGGTGCACGGCAAAGAACAGGAAATAATGGAAGTCTGA
- a CDS encoding isoprenyl transferase, with product MATLLRPPRGVTLDATSLPKHVAIIMDGNRRWARARRLPAIEGHRRGIVALREITRAASDWGIPMLTVYGFSTENWKRDKTEISLLLDLCVYFARSELAELCRNNVRVNVIGRYEQLPRASKDALDGLVAKTARNTGLVLNLAVNYSARTELRDAVTRMMRDVQDGALAPDAIEEDTLASYLTTAGMPDPDLLIRPGGESRLSNFLLYQVAYAELVLRETFWPDFSRDEFAGAIAEYQRRQRRFGGA from the coding sequence ATGGCGACGCTGCTCAGACCGCCGCGGGGCGTGACGCTCGACGCGACCAGCCTGCCGAAGCACGTGGCGATCATCATGGACGGCAACCGGCGCTGGGCGCGCGCGCGCCGGCTCCCGGCGATCGAAGGCCACCGCCGCGGGATCGTCGCGCTGCGCGAGATCACCCGGGCCGCCAGCGACTGGGGCATCCCGATGCTGACCGTCTACGGTTTCTCGACCGAGAACTGGAAGCGCGACAAGACCGAGATCTCGCTGCTGCTCGACCTGTGCGTCTACTTCGCGCGCAGCGAGCTCGCCGAGCTCTGCCGCAACAACGTGCGCGTCAACGTGATCGGCCGGTACGAGCAGCTCCCGCGGGCCTCGAAGGACGCGCTCGACGGGCTGGTCGCGAAGACCGCGCGCAACACCGGTCTGGTGCTGAACCTGGCGGTGAACTACAGCGCGCGCACCGAGCTGCGCGACGCGGTGACGCGCATGATGCGCGACGTGCAGGACGGCGCGCTCGCGCCCGACGCGATCGAGGAAGACACGCTCGCCTCGTACCTGACCACCGCGGGAATGCCCGATCCCGATCTGCTGATCCGGCCCGGCGGCGAGTCGCGGCTCTCGAACTTCTTGCTCTACCAAGTCGCGTACGCCGAGCTGGTGCTGCGCGAGACGTTCTGGCCCGACTTCTCGCGCGACGAGTTTGCCGGCGCGATCGCGGAATACCAGCGCCGGCAGCGCCGCTTCGGAGGCGCATGA
- a CDS encoding phosphatidate cytidylyltransferase, whose product MTTGAAAAGAQAKAKTPKPSPAVSARRIVVGLALAALGFAAVAWPPGFTLFVLAVATGCIYEFAGLSAKKGPALELPVATAAVWAYVILTHFGLIHRYEGLLLAGTVIVALATATFTAESGYFARSAYTLLGVLYIGKLLTYFVAIRALQDGVVWTVWIIFIVAFTDIFAMLVGSAFGKHPLTRLSPKKTVEGALGGFAAALLAGAAIALVPWVHVAWWQGLIVAAITSVAAQAGDLVESALKRDARVKDAGSLISGHGGVLDRFDSYIFGGVAFYFALYLIGVITEYKLVTP is encoded by the coding sequence ATGACCACCGGCGCGGCGGCGGCCGGCGCGCAGGCGAAGGCGAAGACGCCGAAGCCGTCGCCTGCCGTGAGCGCGCGCCGCATCGTCGTCGGGCTCGCGCTCGCCGCGCTCGGTTTCGCGGCGGTCGCCTGGCCGCCCGGGTTCACGCTGTTCGTGCTCGCCGTCGCGACCGGCTGCATCTACGAGTTCGCCGGCTTGTCGGCGAAGAAAGGACCGGCGCTCGAGCTGCCGGTCGCGACCGCGGCGGTGTGGGCGTACGTGATCCTCACCCACTTCGGGCTGATCCACCGCTACGAAGGGCTCTTGCTCGCCGGCACCGTGATCGTCGCGCTCGCCACGGCCACGTTCACCGCCGAGTCCGGGTACTTCGCGCGCAGCGCGTACACGCTGCTCGGCGTGCTCTACATCGGCAAGCTGCTGACGTACTTCGTCGCGATCCGCGCGCTGCAGGACGGCGTGGTCTGGACGGTGTGGATCATCTTCATCGTGGCGTTCACCGACATCTTCGCGATGCTGGTCGGCTCGGCGTTCGGGAAGCACCCGCTCACGCGGCTCTCGCCGAAGAAGACCGTCGAAGGCGCGCTCGGCGGATTCGCCGCCGCGCTGCTCGCGGGCGCCGCGATCGCGCTGGTGCCGTGGGTGCACGTCGCGTGGTGGCAGGGGCTCATCGTCGCGGCGATCACCTCGGTCGCGGCGCAAGCCGGCGACCTGGTGGAGAGCGCGCTCAAGCGCGACGCGCGCGTGAAGGATGCGGGCTCGCTGATCTCCGGCCACGGCGGCGTGCTCGACCGCTTCGACTCGTACATCTTCGGCGGCGTCGCGTTCTACTTCGCGCTCTACCTGATCGGCGTGATCACCGAATACAAGCTGGTGACCCCGTGA
- a CDS encoding 1-deoxy-D-xylulose-5-phosphate reductoisomerase has product MKRVAILGSTGSIGRQALEVIARHPDRFDVVGLAAGRNAELLAEQIALFRPRVVSTADAATLTELMIRLDAIGVLIHGSIFGKERDVERTAHGAEGLRVVACESGANIVLAATDGAVAFDAIFAAVERGIDVAVANKELIVAAGELLVERAARSGSRLLPVDSEHSAIFQSLQGQPRERIASIILTASGGPFWNRTREQMESATVDEALAHPTWRMGVKNTIDSATLMNKGLEVIEASKWFGVPGERVQVVVHRASVAHGFVVFTDGNVVGQLAAPDMRLPIGYALAYPDRLDDARPFDDPIEALGGTRGAALTALAFERPDPERFPCLGLAYEALARGGTAPAALSAANEVAVGAFTAGEIRFGEIAPCIETALDRVGTSNLSLEAVRDADRSARDEARAFVVERTARPSRSI; this is encoded by the coding sequence GTGAAGCGCGTCGCGATTCTGGGCAGCACGGGGAGCATTGGGCGGCAGGCGCTTGAGGTGATCGCGCGCCACCCCGACCGGTTCGACGTCGTCGGGCTGGCGGCGGGGCGGAACGCCGAGCTGCTCGCCGAGCAGATCGCGCTCTTCCGGCCGCGCGTCGTGTCGACGGCCGACGCGGCGACGCTGACCGAGCTGATGATCCGGCTCGACGCGATCGGCGTTCTGATTCACGGCTCGATCTTCGGCAAGGAGCGCGACGTCGAGCGGACCGCGCACGGCGCGGAGGGCTTGCGCGTCGTCGCGTGCGAGTCGGGCGCCAACATCGTCCTCGCCGCCACCGACGGCGCGGTCGCGTTCGACGCGATCTTCGCCGCGGTCGAGCGCGGGATCGACGTCGCGGTTGCCAACAAAGAGCTGATCGTCGCCGCCGGCGAGCTGCTGGTCGAACGTGCCGCGCGCAGCGGATCGCGCCTGCTCCCGGTCGACAGCGAGCATTCGGCGATCTTCCAATCGCTTCAAGGCCAGCCGCGCGAGCGGATCGCTTCGATCATCCTGACCGCGTCGGGCGGACCGTTCTGGAATCGCACGCGCGAGCAGATGGAGTCCGCCACCGTGGACGAGGCGCTCGCGCACCCGACGTGGCGGATGGGCGTGAAGAACACGATCGACTCGGCGACGCTGATGAACAAAGGGCTCGAGGTGATCGAAGCGTCGAAGTGGTTCGGCGTCCCCGGCGAGCGCGTGCAGGTCGTCGTGCACCGCGCCTCGGTCGCGCACGGTTTCGTCGTCTTCACCGACGGCAACGTCGTCGGCCAGCTCGCGGCACCCGACATGCGCCTGCCGATCGGCTACGCGCTGGCCTACCCCGACCGGCTCGACGACGCCCGCCCCTTCGACGACCCGATCGAGGCGCTGGGCGGAACACGGGGCGCCGCGCTGACCGCGCTGGCGTTCGAGCGGCCGGACCCCGAGCGGTTCCCGTGCCTGGGGCTCGCCTACGAGGCGCTCGCCCGGGGCGGGACCGCGCCGGCGGCGCTCTCGGCGGCGAACGAGGTCGCCGTGGGCGCGTTCACGGCCGGGGAGATCCGGTTCGGCGAGATCGCGCCGTGCATCGAAACGGCACTGGACCGGGTCGGTACCAGTAACTTGAGCCTCGAAGCCGTCCGCGACGCCGATCGCTCGGCCCGAGACGAGGCGCGAGCGTTCGTCGTTGAACGAACGGCAAGGCCGTCACGGAGCATATGA
- a CDS encoding site-2 protease family protein, with the protein MTTAVQIVVFLLMLSVLVVLHEYGHFLLARSNGVRVTDFAVGFGPTLLKWTSPRSGTHYRLNALPLGGYCQMKGEDGKTSEAEQQREFRSGEVFDHDNFQAKSPLRRLSIVLAGPVANFIVALALLFGGALIFGTPGDVPTTQIFQLVPDYPAAKAGMLAGDRILTIDGRPISNGKALVALIHESTGKRLHVVYERNGVQRAVDVTPVASTLPDGSKVGLLGFLPLPATHRVGIAEAWRSSWSQFAGIFTSTIAALKALVTHPQTVAGQVRGPIGMYQASAQAQQFGPYIFLSLAALISISLGIFNLLPIPALDGGRAAFIVVELARGKPVDPEKEALVHVGGFAVLIALMLAVSFHDVTALFSGRSAF; encoded by the coding sequence ATGACCACCGCCGTCCAAATCGTCGTCTTCTTGCTGATGCTCTCGGTGCTCGTGGTGCTGCACGAGTACGGACACTTCTTGCTCGCCCGCTCGAACGGGGTGCGGGTGACCGACTTCGCGGTCGGCTTCGGCCCGACGCTGCTGAAGTGGACCTCGCCGCGCAGCGGGACGCACTACCGGCTCAACGCCCTGCCGCTCGGCGGCTACTGCCAGATGAAAGGCGAGGACGGGAAGACCAGCGAGGCCGAGCAGCAGCGGGAGTTCCGCAGCGGCGAGGTCTTCGACCACGACAACTTCCAGGCCAAGTCACCGCTCCGGCGGCTTTCGATCGTGCTGGCCGGCCCGGTGGCGAACTTCATCGTCGCGCTGGCGCTGCTCTTCGGCGGGGCGCTGATCTTCGGGACCCCCGGCGACGTTCCGACCACGCAGATCTTCCAGCTGGTCCCCGACTACCCGGCCGCCAAAGCCGGGATGCTCGCCGGCGACCGCATCCTGACCATCGACGGCCGCCCGATCTCGAACGGGAAAGCGCTGGTCGCGCTGATCCACGAGTCGACCGGGAAGCGGCTGCACGTCGTCTACGAGCGCAACGGCGTGCAGCGCGCGGTCGACGTCACGCCGGTCGCCTCCACCCTGCCGGACGGAAGCAAGGTCGGGCTGCTCGGCTTCCTGCCATTGCCGGCAACGCATCGCGTCGGGATCGCGGAGGCGTGGCGGTCGAGCTGGTCGCAGTTCGCCGGGATCTTCACCAGCACGATCGCGGCGCTGAAGGCGCTGGTGACGCACCCACAGACCGTCGCGGGCCAGGTCCGCGGGCCGATTGGGATGTACCAGGCGTCGGCCCAGGCTCAGCAGTTCGGGCCGTACATCTTTCTCTCGCTCGCCGCGCTGATCTCGATCTCGCTCGGCATCTTCAACCTGCTCCCGATCCCGGCGCTCGACGGCGGGCGGGCGGCGTTCATCGTGGTGGAGCTCGCGCGCGGCAAGCCGGTCGATCCCGAGAAAGAGGCGCTGGTCCACGTCGGCGGCTTCGCGGTGCTGATCGCGCTGATGCTGGCGGTCTCGTTCCACGACGTCACCGCGCTCTTCTCCGGTCGCAGCGCCTTCTGA
- the ispG gene encoding flavodoxin-dependent (E)-4-hydroxy-3-methylbut-2-enyl-diphosphate synthase, giving the protein MIRLRRQTKAVLLENKSSWSKDAKKVWIGGDHPIAVQSMTTTDTADADKTLEQVYGLAMAGCEIVRVTCQDPKDAAGLPQIVARSPVPIVADVHFDHRMALAAIEAGVAKLRLNPGNITDPVKTREVVKLAVERGTPIRIGVNMGSLARDLEEKLGHTPEALVASALRHVDILEDLGHTDIVISVKAHDAVTTIYSYRLLAKQLDERGTPYPLHLGVTEAGLPLDGTVKSSIGLGVLLFEGIGDTLRVSLAADPVEEVPVAWGILKALGLREKGFDITACPSCGRAEIEVVELARMVEAIAKEYTAPVKVAVMGCVVNGPGESKMADVGIAGGKGKGAIYRKGELVGTFPEADLLSRLRIEIEKVIDEQYPDYRHEIHREPTPA; this is encoded by the coding sequence GTGATTCGCCTGCGCCGACAGACCAAGGCCGTGCTGCTCGAGAACAAGTCGAGCTGGTCGAAGGACGCCAAGAAGGTCTGGATCGGCGGCGATCATCCGATCGCGGTGCAGTCGATGACGACGACCGACACGGCCGACGCGGACAAGACGCTGGAGCAGGTCTACGGGCTCGCGATGGCCGGGTGCGAGATCGTGCGCGTCACCTGCCAGGACCCCAAGGACGCCGCCGGCCTGCCGCAGATCGTCGCGCGCTCGCCGGTGCCGATCGTCGCCGACGTCCACTTCGACCACCGCATGGCGCTCGCCGCGATCGAAGCGGGGGTGGCGAAGCTGCGGCTCAACCCGGGCAACATCACCGACCCGGTCAAGACGCGCGAGGTCGTCAAGCTGGCCGTCGAGCGCGGGACGCCGATCCGGATCGGCGTGAACATGGGCTCGCTGGCGCGCGACCTCGAGGAGAAGCTCGGCCACACCCCGGAGGCGCTGGTCGCCTCGGCGCTGCGCCACGTCGACATTCTGGAAGACCTGGGCCACACCGACATCGTGATCTCGGTCAAGGCCCACGACGCCGTGACCACGATCTACTCGTACCGGCTGCTCGCCAAGCAGCTCGACGAGCGCGGGACGCCGTACCCGCTCCACCTCGGGGTCACCGAGGCCGGGCTCCCGCTCGACGGGACGGTGAAGTCCTCGATCGGCCTGGGCGTGCTGCTGTTCGAGGGGATCGGCGACACGCTGCGGGTCTCGCTGGCCGCCGACCCGGTCGAGGAGGTCCCGGTCGCCTGGGGGATCCTCAAGGCGCTCGGGCTGCGCGAGAAGGGGTTCGACATCACAGCTTGCCCGTCGTGCGGCCGAGCGGAGATCGAGGTGGTCGAGCTCGCTCGCATGGTAGAGGCGATAGCCAAAGAGTACACCGCCCCGGTAAAAGTCGCTGTGATGGGCTGTGTCGTCAACGGGCCAGGCGAGTCTAAGATGGCCGATGTAGGTATAGCAGGAGGCAAAGGAAAGGGCGCCATCTACCGCAAGGGCGAGCTGGTGGGGACCTTCCCGGAAGCCGATCTCCTGAGTAGGCTGCGGATCGAGATCGAGAAGGTCATCGACGAGCAGTACCCGGACTATAGACACGAAATTCACCGTGAGCCCACTCCCGCATAG
- a CDS encoding copper amine oxidase N-terminal domain-containing protein — protein sequence MSPLPHSALAALVPSGRLIVATAAIALTASVSLALSTPATISIDGQRLASDVAPVTTPSGAYLPLRAVAEAAGAQASFDPTNGDVVVHKGTDVLVMRAGTTTAKLNGHRITLAHAPFTVRGRVMVASATVASTFGSSVRYDTARHRVLVRTPGVVIAGAADDAP from the coding sequence GTGAGCCCACTCCCGCATAGCGCCCTGGCGGCGCTCGTCCCGAGCGGACGACTGATCGTAGCGACGGCGGCCATCGCCCTGACGGCCTCGGTTTCGCTCGCGCTCTCGACCCCGGCGACGATCAGCATCGACGGCCAGCGGCTCGCCTCCGACGTCGCCCCGGTGACGACCCCGAGCGGCGCGTACCTCCCGCTGCGGGCGGTCGCCGAGGCCGCCGGCGCCCAGGCCTCGTTCGACCCGACGAACGGCGACGTCGTCGTGCACAAGGGGACCGACGTGCTGGTGATGCGCGCCGGCACGACGACGGCGAAGCTCAACGGACACCGCATCACGCTCGCCCACGCGCCGTTCACCGTGCGCGGCCGCGTCATGGTCGCAAGCGCGACCGTCGCCAGCACGTTCGGCTCGTCGGTCCGTTACGACACCGCGCGCCACCGCGTGCTCGTCCGCACCCCCGGCGTCGTCATCGCCGGCGCCGCCGACGACGCTCCATAG
- a CDS encoding type II toxin-antitoxin system HicA family toxin, translating to MNYRQIEKLLRNNGWVRVRSKGSHRHFRHPSKQGTITVPYHGGGARISPGTVLSILKQAGLR from the coding sequence GTGAATTATAGACAAATCGAGAAGTTGCTCCGTAATAATGGGTGGGTCCGGGTCCGATCGAAAGGATCGCACCGGCACTTTCGCCATCCTTCGAAGCAAGGCACGATTACGGTACCCTATCACGGCGGTGGGGCACGGATCTCGCCCGGGACCGTGCTTTCCATATTGAAACAGGCAGGTTTGCGATGA
- a CDS encoding type II toxin-antitoxin system HicB family antitoxin, giving the protein MKFVIGMEQCDDGSWSVIVPDLPGCYSWGRTREEAARNAGEAIDGHIEVMREFGEPIPDGFDGAITVEVLDLARSDTGTV; this is encoded by the coding sequence ATGAAATTTGTGATCGGCATGGAGCAATGCGACGACGGGTCGTGGTCCGTGATCGTTCCTGACCTTCCGGGCTGTTACAGCTGGGGACGGACGCGCGAGGAAGCAGCGCGTAACGCTGGTGAAGCGATCGATGGGCACATCGAAGTGATGCGTGAGTTCGGCGAGCCGATCCCGGACGGGTTCGACGGTGCCATAACCGTGGAAGTGCTTGATTTGGCGAGGTCCGACACTGGAACGGTGTGA